The DNA segment tccgcgtttcggtgtaaccttcaaacctttaatatttaccagcagttattcgttgtgcagcaaaattggaagAGAGAGTTTATTCGCGACATACActgttatttataaactactcgatcgagccgaacactcgatattgaacgaagaatgttcgtgtttcgttaagcacGATATGAAGTGACAGGGCTGTGCCTGAACATCCTCCCCCCCTTGACGCaagtcaacaaacaaaacaaaaacaatcaaaataaacagaaattAGGTGCATGTGCTCTCGTCGGCCTCTGCCACAGGTAAGATACAAATTTTTGTTATCGGACGAGTTACGATACCTTTTGATGTTTTCAGTGTTACTACCCGTGTCAGCTTGTCGTCTCCGGTGTGCACCTGTACGATACGTGCGAGTGGCCAACGGGTTGGGGGGAGGAAATCATCCTTCAGGATAACCAGTCTGCCAGGTAAGATGCTGTCGTTCCTCTTCGCCATGGTGTTATCACGTTGCATCTCTTGCAGGTATTCCGTCGTCCAGTGCTTCCAGAAGCGCTGCACCATTACTTGCCACTTCTGCAAGTCGCTGAGGGTGCAGGAACGAAGATGGGTGTAGTCCGGCTCGGGGACAGCATGCATCGATGTGCCCACGAGGAAATGCGCTGGGGTAAGTGCCGATAGCTCGTTAGGGTCGTCTGACATAGGTAGGAGAGGACGCGAGTTCATCGCCGCCTCAATCTGATGTAGGACAGTTGTGTAGCCTTCGTAGGATAGTCGCGTGCTGCCTAACTGCCGAAAAAGGTGTCGCTTGGCGGTCTTCACAGCTGCTTCCCACAATCCGCCGAAATGTGGTGCCTTGGGAGGGGTGAAGTGCCAATTGATGCCGCGGTTAGTGCAATCTGTCACAATTAGATGTAGCTGCTGTTCATCGCGAAACATTTCGAACAGCTCGTGAAGCTCCCTCGCCGCGCCTTCGAAGTTTTTCCCGTTGTCtgaatgtatgtgtgccgGTAAACCGCGTCGTGCTGTGAATCTGTGTAATGCAGCTAAAAAACCAGCAGTAGTTAGATCACTTACCAGCTCCAAGTGTACGGCCTTagtggaaaaacacacaaacacgcagagGTAGCATTTTCCCGGGGCGGCTCGTTTATGGGCTGGCTTCAGGTATAATGGACCGGCGTAATCCACTCCGGTAACACTAAAAGGCCGGCTGGGAGTGATGCGCTGCGCTGGAAGCTGTCCAAGTTGTTGCTGTTCAAGTGTCGGTCGCTGTCGAATGCACCGAAAACAATTCTGCACAATGTGCTTAACAAGATGCCTTCCATCTAACGGCCAAAACTCTTCGCGAATTCGAGATAGGAGCAGCCTTCCTCCTCCATGACGAAGCTCCTCGTGTTGATACTTTGCGATCAATTGCGCGAACGGATGTTTCTTGGGAAGCAAAACAGGATGCTTCGCTTGGTAGGGAAGTTGAGATAGTCGTAAACGTCCACCTACACGGATGATCCCTTGTTCGTCAAGGAATGGACTTAGTGCACGTAAAGGTGATTGCCTCATGACTTCGTTTCCCTTTTTGAGCTGCCCGAGTTCAGCTGAAAATGCATCCTGCTGTGCTAGGCGGCTTAACACAGTGTTTGCTGTTTCCATGTACTCGGGTGTGACGATTAAAGGTGCGgggtgctgtgctgctgttcgCTGAGTGCGTGCCTTTTCCTTAGCGTTACGTGTGAAGCGAATGCAGTATGATACGATACGCAGCAATCGCTTGTAGCTAGAACACAACGCAAACCAAGGGTGATTAGTGGTTGTGTTTACAACGGCAGCACTCACCTGGCGAATCTCTAGATTCGTTTCGTTGGCTGGTTCCGGGTTAGAGTTGGGCCAGATGGAAGCGGGCAAAGATAGCCAATCCGGACCGAAGCTCCACAGTTTGCTTTTCAGGAAATCAGCGGCTGACATGCCTCGTGAAACCAGGTCAGCAGGATTAGACGCGCCGGGTACATGTCTCCACTGCCGCGGGTGTGAGTAATGCTGCGCTTCAGATACCCGGTTAGCCACAAACGTTGCCCATGTGTTGGGTGTGGCGCTGATCCAGGTTAAGGTGATGGTGGAATCCGACCAAAAGAAAGATTCTGCAACGTTGGTCCCCATCGCCTTCTTTACTCGGTGATGCAGGTGTGCTCCTAATACCGCAGCGCATGGTTCAAGGCGGGGTAGTGTGACGCGCTTGAGCGGTGCCACACGCGATTTGGAAGAAAGCAACGTTATGCGAATCTGCCCACCTTCGCCTTCACAACGCGCATAAATGCAGGCTCCATATGCTGCCTCCGATGCATCACAGAAGGTATGTAGCTGAATACGCGCACCAGGTAGAAGCGCATAACGACTAACCTTGAATTTAGAGATGAGTTGCCAATCCTCttgtattgttttccatttcttacAGATAGTATCTGGAACATACTCGTCCCAACCAGCTTTCTGCAACCATAATTCCTGCATCATCATCTTGGCCCGAATGACAATCGGGGAGATCAGGCCCAGCGGATCGAACATGCGAGCTACGTTGGATAGAATGGATCGCTTTGTCGGAATGGACACATCACTGGATATTGCGGATTCGAAGGATAAAACGTCATGCTCTGGCTCCCATGAAACACCAAGAGCCTTTACCGTCTCGTGTGGTAAGAATTGCCGCGCTGACTGTGTGCCGATTTGATCCGCATTTAAACCGGCGAGCACCTCGAGCTGATTGGATGTCCACTTTCGCAGCTCGAAGCCGCCTTTGGCGAGCAATTGAGAAAGCTCGATTCGCAACTGGCGAGCATTTCCGATGGAATCAGCACCACCGATGAAATCGTCAACGTAGAAGTTAGCTTTCAaagcagctgcagcattgGGACAAGAGGCGCCCTCATCGTTTGCCAGCTGCAGCAATGTTCTGGTTGCCAAGAATGATGAGGGGGCTAAGCCATAAGTAACCGTATTCAGCTCAAAATATTCGATTGGCGAGTGAGGCGAAAATCGAAAGCAAATGCGTACAAATTTCCGGTCGTTAGGATGGAGCAATACTTGTCGATACATTTTCGCAATATCTCCAACAACGGCTACCTTATATGTGCGGAAGCGCAAAATTATGTCGAGCAGATCGTCCTGCACGACAGGGCCGACGCATAACGCCTCGTTTAGCGAAAAGCCGGTGGACGTCTTAGCTGAACCATCAAATACCACGCGAACCTTTGTTGTGGAGCTAGCGGCTTTAAACACGGGATGGTGAGGCAGATAATACGCGCGTTCGTCGT comes from the Anopheles coluzzii chromosome 2, AcolN3, whole genome shotgun sequence genome and includes:
- the LOC120948064 gene encoding uncharacterized protein LOC120948064, producing the protein MQAPYAASDASQKIVSGTYSSQPAFCNHNSCIIILARMTIGEIRPSGSNMRATLDRMDRFVGMDTSLDIADSKDKTSCSGSHETPRAFTVSCGKNCRADCVPI